TCCTCGCCCGGCTTCCAGCCCGCCTTGTCGAGGATCTTCTTCGCGCCGGCCAGGTCGTGGGAGCGTTCGGTGCCCTTGGCGAACCACGGCCCGTCCACCGGCAGCGGCCCGTAGGCGGGCTTGCCCGCGCCGTTGAGGACGGACTTCACGATGGCCTTGCGGTCGACGGCCCGGTCGAGGGCGCGGCGCACCGCCTTGTCGCCGGTCACCGGGTTGTCGGTGGGGAGCGTCACGGCGCGGTAGTCGGCGGTCTTGGCGCTGAAGGTGCGCTTGTCGCCGTCCTTCTCGTACGCCCTGGCGAGGTTGGGCGGGAGGATGGCGCCGTCCAGGTCTCCGGAGCGCAGCCGGGTGGCGCGTACGTCGTCGTCCTCGATGACCGCGACGGTGAACCGCTCGACCTTCGGCTTGCCGCCCCAGTAGTGCGGGTTGGCCCTGAAGCTGAGCTTCTCGCCCTTGCGCCAGCTGGTGAGGATGTAGGGCCCCGTGCCGACGGGCTTGGTGTTGTACGCGCCGGTGTTGACGTTCGTGCGGCTCGCGACGGCCTGGGAGGCGATGGGCAGAACGGTGCGCTCGGCGAAGGCCGCGTAGGGGTACTTCAGCGTGAAGACGACCTTGTGGTCCCCCTCGGCGCGGACGTTCTTGAGCGCGTCCAGCTCGCCCTTGGAGGCATTGTTGGTCTTCTTGCCGAGGATCGTCTTGTACGTGTAGACGACGTCCTTCGCGGTGAAGGGCTTGCCGTCGCTGAATTCGACGCCCTCGCGGAGGGTGAAGGTGTAGGTCTTTCCGTCGGAGCCGACCTTGGGCAGTTCCTCGGCGAGGGCCGGCTTGAGCCGCATCCGCGCGTCGTGGGTCAGGAGGCCGTCGAATATCTTCGAATTGCCCTCCTTGCCGTATCCGAGCAGCGGGCTGAGGGTCTCGGGCTCCTGTGCGACGCCGACGGTGACGGAGTCCGTGCCGCCGCCCGCGCCGCCGCTGTCGCTGGGCGCCGAGCAGGCAGCGGCGCCCGCGAGGACCGCGGCTGCGGTCGCTGTGGCGGCGGCTGTCCGTACCGTCCGGGCAGTCATGTGTGGCACACCCCTTGTTCAAGATCACAAGTTCTTGCGAACGACTCGCAATTAAATCATGGGCCGGAGGATCACCCTCCGACTACCTTTGTGCCGCCCCGGGAGGTCGATCGGGCATGCGCCGGAGTGCTATGCCCCAATACCTCCGGTACGTGGCGACAGGATCCGATGAGATCCAGTCGCAGAACCACCATTTCCTTCCGCCCGCCGCATCCGGGTCAGTAGCCTCGTGCACTCGACCGGAACTCCCCGGTGAATTCAGCGAGCTGGAGACCCCTTGATGGAACGTCCCGCCTGGGCCCCACAGGGCATCGATCTCAATGTGGCGAGCGTGTCGCGGATGTACGACTACTACCTCGGCGGCTCGCACAACTTCGAGGTCGACAGGGAGACCGCGCGACGCGCGATCCAGGCGTGGCCGGGACTGCCCAGGGTCATGCAGACGAACCGGGCCTTCATGCGCCGTGCGATCCGCTTCGCGGTGGCCGAGGGCGTCACCCAGTTCCTCGACATCGGCTCGGGCATCCCCACCTTCGGCAACGTCCACGAGGTCGCCCACGCCCTCGACCGGGACGCCCGCGTCGTCTACGTCGACAACGACCCGGTGGCCGTGGCGCACAGCCGCGCGGTGGTGGAGGGCGACGCGCGGGTCGGCATCGTCTCCGCCGACTTCCGCTCGCCGCAGGACATCCTGGAGAGTCCCGAGGTCGAGGCGATCTTGGACATGGACAGACCGGTCGCGCTGATGCTGGTCGCCCTCCTGCACTTCGTCGAGGACCGCGACGAACCCGCGAAGACCATCGCCGAGTTGGCCCGCGCGCTGGCCCCCGGCAGCCTCCTGATGATCTCGCACGGCTCCGGCGACTGCGGCCCCCGGCGCGACGGCACCAGCGCGCTGCGCAAGGTCTACGAGTCCGCGAGCTCGCCGCTGATACCGCGCTCCAAAGACGAAATCGCCCGCTTCTTCGAGGACTTCGAGATGATCGACCCGGGCCTCGTCCCGATCCCCAGATGGCGCCCCGACAATCCCGCCGAACAGGAGGACGCCACCGTCCTCGCCGGCTTCGCCGGAGTGGGCCGCAAGGCAGGACTGGCCGGGTGACCTCCGAGGACG
This sequence is a window from Streptomyces sp. NBC_01775. Protein-coding genes within it:
- a CDS encoding ABC transporter substrate-binding protein, whose protein sequence is MTARTVRTAAATATAAAVLAGAAACSAPSDSGGAGGGTDSVTVGVAQEPETLSPLLGYGKEGNSKIFDGLLTHDARMRLKPALAEELPKVGSDGKTYTFTLREGVEFSDGKPFTAKDVVYTYKTILGKKTNNASKGELDALKNVRAEGDHKVVFTLKYPYAAFAERTVLPIASQAVASRTNVNTGAYNTKPVGTGPYILTSWRKGEKLSFRANPHYWGGKPKVERFTVAVIEDDDVRATRLRSGDLDGAILPPNLARAYEKDGDKRTFSAKTADYRAVTLPTDNPVTGDKAVRRALDRAVDRKAIVKSVLNGAGKPAYGPLPVDGPWFAKGTERSHDLAGAKKILDKAGWKPGEDGVREKDGKRAAFTLWYFSGDKLRQDHALAYASDAKKAGIDIKVQAGSREVIRPKLKHDAMLMGNGFPADPDFDLYPTLHSSQIGDGWNNMGHYRDKTVDEQLDKGRRSRDESAREAAYDKAQQALEKNPGYTFLTHIDHVYVINDKWRGLTTQVEPHDHGIGAGPWWNVQDWQPQK
- a CDS encoding SAM-dependent methyltransferase; translation: MERPAWAPQGIDLNVASVSRMYDYYLGGSHNFEVDRETARRAIQAWPGLPRVMQTNRAFMRRAIRFAVAEGVTQFLDIGSGIPTFGNVHEVAHALDRDARVVYVDNDPVAVAHSRAVVEGDARVGIVSADFRSPQDILESPEVEAILDMDRPVALMLVALLHFVEDRDEPAKTIAELARALAPGSLLMISHGSGDCGPRRDGTSALRKVYESASSPLIPRSKDEIARFFEDFEMIDPGLVPIPRWRPDNPAEQEDATVLAGFAGVGRKAGLAG